One genomic window of Pelmatolapia mariae isolate MD_Pm_ZW linkage group LG5, Pm_UMD_F_2, whole genome shotgun sequence includes the following:
- the LOC135933062 gene encoding neuroligin-2-like produces the protein MDERRINSMVNPLKTANQVNNTLQEVGINVPSKLRAHRAIAHSGTAISSWSVNYQPLKYTKILARKVGCTYAETADLVDCLRRKNFRELVDQDIQPARYHIAFGPVVDGDVVPDDPEILMQQGEFLNYDILIGVNQGEGLKFVDDSEDNDGISAAAFDYTISNFVDNLYGYPEAGVLGECFVGKLFC, from the exons ATGGATGAACGCAGAATCAATTCCATGGTGAACCCCTTAAAAACAGCcaaccaagtgaacaacactctccAAGAGGTTGgcatcaatgttccctctaaactgcgcgc CCACAGGGCCATAGCGCATAGTGGCACAGCCATCTCCAGCTGGTCCGTTAACTACCAACCCCTCAAGTACACCAAGATCCTGGCACGGAAGGTGGGTTGCACCTACGCAGAGACGGCTGACCTCGTTGACTGCCTGAGGCGCAAGAATTTCAGAGAGCTGGTGGACCAAGACATCCAGCCGGCCCGCTATCACATCGCCTTTGGGCCTGTTGTGGACGGAGACGTAGTTCCTGATGATCCAGAGATTCTCATGCAGCAG GGGGAGTTCCTAAACTATGACATCCTGATAGGAGTGAACCAGGGAGAGGGGCTGAAGTTTGTGGACGACAGTGAGGACAACGACGGCATCTCAGCTGCAGCCTTCGACTACACCATCTCCAACTTTGTTGACAACCTCTACGGATACCCAGAGG CAGGGGTGTTGGGTGAGTGTTTTGTGGGCAAACTTTTCTGTTGA